The Triplophysa rosa linkage group LG25, Trosa_1v2, whole genome shotgun sequence genome window below encodes:
- the lg25h6orf89 gene encoding bombesin receptor-activated protein C6orf89 homolog, whose protein sequence is MGSSLSEPCIYDKLSESIDILRQSGYRYGMSEREIEKFIKQVLETNEPRRDPPQFPILRAAVKFLVAVGVLLMAVLALTYPQSPPVLEHLRAAGHNRSSPLSHIRLLSLPIAGKYNLHGFHERWAAGTLQTAHVNCSACADVTAVLEVMLSESAVMHGDTQPILLKGGEFVSQHVSQLDQFSRVSQTESNAQTPANFTLLWSFSSSHTETLLQWLFPDAELCPLLDNTGTTVQRCQLIDNTRSHSRSQQVIGWLVVAEGSPAVLVRPFQRCQKHCRSFDLWLEPGDMVYADPHYWILELFPSGGQEVVCDGPVL, encoded by the exons atggGCTCGTCTCTGAGTGAACCCTGTATCTATGATAAGCTATCAGAGAGTATTGATATACTGCGGCAGTCGGGTTATCGTTATGGGATGTCCGAGAGAGAGATCGAGAAGTTCATCAAACAGGTTTTAGAGACGAATGAACCTCGCAGAGATCCACCGCAGTTCCCCATCCTCAGAGCTGCCGTCAAG TTTTTAGTTGCCGTTGGGGTTCTGTTGATGGCCGTCCTGGCGCTTACGTACCCCCAGAGCCCGCCCGTCCTGGAGCACCTGAGGGCCGCGGGACACAACCGGTCGTCCCCGCTGAGTCACATCCGTCTGCTGTCACTGCCCATCGCTGGAAAATACAACCTGCACG GGTTCCATGAGCGGTGGGCGGCAGGCACTCTGCAGACGGCTCATGTCAACTGCTCCGCCTGCGCAGACGTGACTGCGGTGCTGGAAGTGATGCTGAGCGAGTCTGCAGTGATGCACGGAGACACACAACCCATACTGCTGAAG ggtgGAGAGTTTGTGTCTCAGCATGTTTCTCAGCTCGATCAGTTCTCCAGAGTTTCTCAGACGGAGTCAAACGCACAAACTCCGGCAAACTTCACTCTGCTCTG gagtTTCTCGTCCAGTCACACAGAGACGCTTCTCCAGTGGCTGTTTCCTGACGCTGAGCTCTGCCCCCTGTTGGATAACACAGGAACTACAGTTCAGCGCTGTCAGCTCATCGACAACACAAGATCTCACAGCAGG agtcagcaggtgatcggTTGGCTGGTGGTGGCTGAAGGTTCTCCGGCCGTTCTTGTCCGTCCTTTCCAGAGATGCCAAAAACACTGCAGATCCTTCGACCTGTGGCTGGAGCCAGGAGACATGG TCTACGCTGATCCGCACTACTGGATTCTGGAGCTGTTCCCGAGCGGAGGTCAGGAGGTCGTGTGTGACGGTCCGGTGCTCTGA
- the znf76 gene encoding zinc finger protein 76 isoform X2 — protein sequence MEGLGVQAVTLSDGSTAFLQQNASDGSVLEGNTVQLEDGSTAFIQHITLQQKESLAFEDGQAVQLEDGSTAFIHHAPKGYDPSAVEAVQLEDGSTAYIHHPSSLENYSDTVMRSEVEIDDNGEDRDTTEQTGIQLMVWSSSKAHQVAEKSFRCAHADCDRHYTTAHHLKVHERSHTGDRPYRCEVPTCSKAFATGYGLKSHARTHTGEKPYKCPEDMCHKAFKTSGDLQKHLRTHTGEKPFKCPFEGCGRSFTTSNIRKVHTRTHTGERPYLCPEPSCGRAFASATNYKNHMRIHTGEKPYVCTVPGCGKSFTEYSSLYKHHVVHTHCKPYTCGHCGKTYRQTSTLAMHRRTTHGDFYTAADDADVFDGSPQAAAEQETDVKVTMETGGIPTSQVLGTAVAMVTQDGTTSAGQQHVTMVTDGKELQPVAIVTSDGIMTEVKAYQQVALLATENGTQIAVQLEDQQMLEEAITMATAAIQQGGLTSDQ from the exons ATGGAGGGTTTGGGTGTTCAGGCCGTGACTCTGTCTGACGGGTCGACGGCGTTCCTCCAGCAGAACGCCAGCG ATGGGAGTGTCCTGGAGGGAAACACCGTTCAACTGGAGGACGGATCCACAGCGTTCATACAACATATCACACTTCAACAGAAAG agtcgCTGGCGTTCGAGGACGGTCAGGCGGTGCAGTTGGAGGACGGCTCGACAGCGTTCATTCATCACGCACCTAAAG GTTATGACCCCAGCGCAGTGGAGGCCGTTCAGCTGGAGGACGGCAGTACCGCGTACATCCATCATCCGTCCTCTCTGGAGAACTACAGTGATACG GTGATGAGGTCAGAGGTTGAGATCGATGACAACGGCGAGGACAGAGACACAACGGAGCAGACCGGCATACAG ctgaTGGTGTGGAGCTCCAGTAAAGCTCATCAGGTGGCTGAGAAAAGTTTCCGCTGCGCTCACGCGGACTGCGATCGACACTACACCACAGCACATCATCTGAAG GTGCACGAGCGCTCTCACACAGGTGACCGGCCGTACAGGTGCGAGGTTCCCACCTGCAGTAAAGCGTTCGCCACGGGTTACGGTCTGAAGAGTCACGCGAGGACACACACCGGAGAAAAACCTTACAAGTGTCCTGAAGACATGTGTCACAAAGCCTTCAAGACGTCTGGAGACCTGCAGAAGcacctgcgcacacacacag gtgagAAACCCTTCAAGTGTCCGTTTGAGGGCTGCGGTCGTTCCTTCACAACATCAAACATTCGTAAAgttcacacgcgcacacacacgggcGAGAGACCCTACCTGTGTCCTGAACCCTCCTGTGGAAGAGCCTTCGCCAGCGCCACCAACTACAAGAACCACATGAGGATACACActg GAGAGAAGCCGTATGTGTGTACGGTTCCGGGCTGTGGGAAGAGTTTCACCGAGTATTCCAGTCTTTATAAACATCACGTGGTGCACACACACTGTAAGCCGTACACGTGCGGTCACTGCGGGAAGACGTACAGACAGACGTCTACACTGGCCATGCACAGACGCACAACACATGGAGACTTCTACACGGCCGCTGACG ACGCAGACGTGTTCGACGGCTCGCCGCAGGCCGCTGCTGAGCAGGAAACCGATGTTAAGGTTACCATGGAAACAGGCGGCATccccacctcacag GTACTCGGCACAGCCGTCGCCATGGTAACGCAGGACGGAACAACCAGCGCTGGACAGCAGCATGTCACCATGGTTACTGACGGCAAAGAGCTGCAGCCG GTTGCCATAGTAACATCAGATGGCATCATGACGGAGGTGAAGGCGTATCAGCAGGTGGCGCTGTTGGCCACAGAGAACGGCACACAGATCGCAGTACAG ttaGAAGACCAGCAGATGTTAGAGGAGGcgatcaccatggcaacagcagcGATCCAGCAGGGCGGGCTGACCTCAGATCAGTGA
- the znf76 gene encoding zinc finger protein 76 isoform X1, which translates to MEGLGVQAVTLSDGSTAFLQQNASDGSVLEGNTVQLEDGSTAFIQHITLQQKESLAFEDGQAVQLEDGSTAFIHHAPKAGYDPSAVEAVQLEDGSTAYIHHPSSLENYSDTVMRSEVEIDDNGEDRDTTEQTGIQLMVWSSSKAHQVAEKSFRCAHADCDRHYTTAHHLKVHERSHTGDRPYRCEVPTCSKAFATGYGLKSHARTHTGEKPYKCPEDMCHKAFKTSGDLQKHLRTHTGEKPFKCPFEGCGRSFTTSNIRKVHTRTHTGERPYLCPEPSCGRAFASATNYKNHMRIHTGEKPYVCTVPGCGKSFTEYSSLYKHHVVHTHCKPYTCGHCGKTYRQTSTLAMHRRTTHGDFYTAADDADVFDGSPQAAAEQETDVKVTMETGGIPTSQVLGTAVAMVTQDGTTSAGQQHVTMVTDGKELQPVAIVTSDGIMTEVKAYQQVALLATENGTQIAVQLEDQQMLEEAITMATAAIQQGGLTSDQ; encoded by the exons ATGGAGGGTTTGGGTGTTCAGGCCGTGACTCTGTCTGACGGGTCGACGGCGTTCCTCCAGCAGAACGCCAGCG ATGGGAGTGTCCTGGAGGGAAACACCGTTCAACTGGAGGACGGATCCACAGCGTTCATACAACATATCACACTTCAACAGAAAG agtcgCTGGCGTTCGAGGACGGTCAGGCGGTGCAGTTGGAGGACGGCTCGACAGCGTTCATTCATCACGCACCTAAAG CAGGTTATGACCCCAGCGCAGTGGAGGCCGTTCAGCTGGAGGACGGCAGTACCGCGTACATCCATCATCCGTCCTCTCTGGAGAACTACAGTGATACG GTGATGAGGTCAGAGGTTGAGATCGATGACAACGGCGAGGACAGAGACACAACGGAGCAGACCGGCATACAG ctgaTGGTGTGGAGCTCCAGTAAAGCTCATCAGGTGGCTGAGAAAAGTTTCCGCTGCGCTCACGCGGACTGCGATCGACACTACACCACAGCACATCATCTGAAG GTGCACGAGCGCTCTCACACAGGTGACCGGCCGTACAGGTGCGAGGTTCCCACCTGCAGTAAAGCGTTCGCCACGGGTTACGGTCTGAAGAGTCACGCGAGGACACACACCGGAGAAAAACCTTACAAGTGTCCTGAAGACATGTGTCACAAAGCCTTCAAGACGTCTGGAGACCTGCAGAAGcacctgcgcacacacacag gtgagAAACCCTTCAAGTGTCCGTTTGAGGGCTGCGGTCGTTCCTTCACAACATCAAACATTCGTAAAgttcacacgcgcacacacacgggcGAGAGACCCTACCTGTGTCCTGAACCCTCCTGTGGAAGAGCCTTCGCCAGCGCCACCAACTACAAGAACCACATGAGGATACACActg GAGAGAAGCCGTATGTGTGTACGGTTCCGGGCTGTGGGAAGAGTTTCACCGAGTATTCCAGTCTTTATAAACATCACGTGGTGCACACACACTGTAAGCCGTACACGTGCGGTCACTGCGGGAAGACGTACAGACAGACGTCTACACTGGCCATGCACAGACGCACAACACATGGAGACTTCTACACGGCCGCTGACG ACGCAGACGTGTTCGACGGCTCGCCGCAGGCCGCTGCTGAGCAGGAAACCGATGTTAAGGTTACCATGGAAACAGGCGGCATccccacctcacag GTACTCGGCACAGCCGTCGCCATGGTAACGCAGGACGGAACAACCAGCGCTGGACAGCAGCATGTCACCATGGTTACTGACGGCAAAGAGCTGCAGCCG GTTGCCATAGTAACATCAGATGGCATCATGACGGAGGTGAAGGCGTATCAGCAGGTGGCGCTGTTGGCCACAGAGAACGGCACACAGATCGCAGTACAG ttaGAAGACCAGCAGATGTTAGAGGAGGcgatcaccatggcaacagcagcGATCCAGCAGGGCGGGCTGACCTCAGATCAGTGA
- the btg2 gene encoding protein BTG2 → MTHGTGGEMVGEVSAAASFVCRLLRSRGHLSDVQLQVFRDCLAQALGEHYQHHWFPDRPQKGSGYRCIRINHEMDPLIGRAAGRIGLTAAQLFALLPRELTLWVDPYEVSYRIGEDGSICVLYEAEPPVTSPAPGLRGPSAYDQTTNCKNSFMMSGRRSPPKNYLMTVSS, encoded by the exons ATGACTCACGGTACCGGAGGGGAAATGGTCGGGGAGGTTTCGGCCGCTGCGAGTTTCGTGTGCAGACTACTGCGCAGCCGCGGACACCTGAGTGACGTACAGCTGCAGGTTTTCAGAGACTGTCTCGCGCAGGCGCTCGGAG AACACTACCAGCATCACTGGTTCCCCGACAGGCCACAGAAGGGTTCCGGTTACCGCTGCATTCGCATCAACCACGAAATGGACCCTCTGATCGGCCGAGCGGCCGGCCGCATTGGACTGACCGCCGCACAGCTTTTCGCTCTTCTGCCGAGGGAGCTCACGCTCTGGGTGGACCCGTATGAAGTCTCGTACCGCATCGGCGAGGACGGCtccatctgtgtactgtacgaGGCCGAGCCGCCTGTCACAAGCCCCGCCCCCGGCCTCAGAGGACCGTCTGCGTACGACCAAACCACGAACTGCAAAAACAGcttcatgatgagcggccgcaGGAGTCCACCCAAAAACTACCTGATGACGGTGTCCAGCTGA